Proteins encoded together in one Rossellomorea sp. y25 window:
- a CDS encoding DinB family protein: MNFELNEGIEVLERTPKTLEYFLTGLSKGWLECDEGEGTWNAIGVVEHLIEGEKHNWIPRLKMIFQEGESTVFPVFDRFSHLEEGASKSLEEKIMEFASQRATNVNELKELAARYSLDATGMHPAFGRVSARELISTWVVHDLTHLSQIVRVFSNRYMEDVGPWKEYLGVLNS; the protein is encoded by the coding sequence ATGAACTTTGAATTAAATGAAGGAATCGAGGTTTTGGAGAGAACCCCAAAGACCCTTGAATATTTCCTTACCGGTTTGTCAAAAGGATGGTTGGAGTGTGATGAAGGGGAAGGGACCTGGAATGCCATTGGAGTTGTGGAGCATTTAATCGAAGGGGAGAAACATAATTGGATTCCGAGATTGAAGATGATCTTTCAAGAGGGGGAAAGTACGGTGTTTCCTGTTTTTGATCGTTTTTCTCATTTAGAAGAGGGCGCTTCAAAAAGTCTTGAGGAGAAGATCATGGAATTTGCTTCGCAGAGAGCAACGAATGTGAATGAGTTAAAAGAGTTAGCGGCTCGGTATTCCCTTGATGCAACGGGAATGCATCCTGCTTTCGGAAGGGTTAGTGCCCGTGAACTAATCTCCACTTGGGTAGTCCATGATTTGACCCACCTTTCTCAAATTGTAAGGGTGTTTTCCAATCGTTATATGGAAGATGTGGGGCCATGGAAGGAATATTTAGGGGTATTGAACTCTTAA
- a CDS encoding RidA family protein, translated as MNKKVSMIQSAHLANVDYAYASRVPSDMDLLFLAGACPLNKEGEVPYINDYELQAKLCVENMKEVLKESGASLKDVVYTRVLVASLIQSDLVTAWNAIRKEFGDHDVPSTLSGVTVLGYTDQLVEIEAIAAVEKRTNV; from the coding sequence ATGAACAAAAAAGTATCAATGATTCAATCAGCCCATTTAGCCAATGTTGATTATGCATACGCTTCAAGAGTACCTTCGGACATGGATCTCCTGTTTTTAGCAGGGGCTTGTCCTCTTAACAAAGAAGGGGAAGTTCCTTATATCAATGATTACGAACTTCAAGCCAAACTGTGTGTGGAGAATATGAAGGAAGTATTGAAGGAGAGTGGTGCCTCCTTGAAAGACGTCGTATATACCCGGGTTCTTGTAGCTTCTTTAATTCAGTCTGATTTAGTGACGGCTTGGAACGCGATAAGAAAAGAGTTTGGGGATCATGACGTCCCGAGTACGTTATCAGGAGTGACTGTACTTGGGTACACAGATCAATTGGTAGAAATAGAAGCGATAGCAGCAGTTGAGAAACGAACAAATGTATAG
- a CDS encoding FMN-binding negative transcriptional regulator, whose amino-acid sequence MYIPKDFKIIDESVAYEIMKEHSFATLFSQHDGLPCATHIPLIVNGKYLYGHFARPNPQWKDIENQTVLAVFHGPHCYISPSWYETNKAVPTWNYVTVHAYGEVELLEDENELMDSFHDMVMEYEAPDSPYRLQDAGAEYLAGLSKGVQGFKMKINKVEGKAKLSQNHSLQRQERVIHQLEQIPHTDEQQIAAWMKANLKK is encoded by the coding sequence ATGTATATTCCAAAAGATTTTAAGATCATAGATGAATCGGTGGCTTACGAAATCATGAAAGAACATAGTTTTGCCACTCTTTTTTCTCAACACGATGGGTTGCCGTGTGCCACTCATATACCGTTAATAGTAAACGGGAAGTACTTATACGGACACTTCGCCCGTCCGAATCCTCAGTGGAAAGATATTGAAAATCAAACCGTCCTGGCTGTTTTCCATGGTCCTCATTGTTATATCTCTCCGTCTTGGTATGAGACGAATAAAGCAGTGCCGACATGGAATTACGTGACCGTTCATGCGTATGGAGAAGTCGAGCTTCTGGAGGACGAAAATGAGTTGATGGATTCGTTCCATGATATGGTAATGGAGTATGAAGCTCCTGACAGTCCATACAGATTACAGGATGCAGGTGCTGAGTATCTCGCTGGCTTGAGCAAGGGAGTTCAAGGTTTCAAAATGAAAATCAATAAGGTAGAAGGAAAAGCGAAGTTAAGTCAAAATCATTCATTGCAACGACAGGAGCGGGTGATCCATCAACTTGAACAAATTCCACATACGGATGAGCAACAGATTGCAGCCTGGATGAAGGCGAATTTAAAAAAGTGA
- a CDS encoding cyanophycinase — translation MKKFWKMATTIGLSVGLLAAHAPAEAASGDHTYYGYGDTTNISRTTTYGINLMGGSTDVDEAMLWMAEKANGGDFVVLRASGDDGYNQYIYDLAASNGVPLDSVETIVLNNRNAAYDSFVLDKVYRAEAVFFAGGDQSLYVDYIINTPLEDTLNDLISIYDVPIGGTSAGLAIQGQFVYDAENGSVYSDEALSNPGNRYMTFTRNFLDNSYLTSTITDTHFEQRDRMGRFVGFMARNIMDGWTTQAKGIAVNEQTALLVEADGSARVVSQPGSTDAAVYVARSTSAPTSGYSSPLTMKDIEMIKLETGDTFSFPSWSSNNGVPYKLSAQNGVLTSTTGNIYGK, via the coding sequence ATGAAGAAATTTTGGAAAATGGCAACAACGATTGGTTTGTCGGTGGGATTATTGGCGGCTCATGCGCCTGCTGAGGCTGCAAGTGGGGACCATACATATTACGGCTATGGGGATACGACCAACATTAGTCGTACAACAACGTATGGGATCAACTTGATGGGTGGTTCGACGGATGTGGACGAAGCAATGCTATGGATGGCAGAGAAGGCAAACGGTGGAGACTTTGTCGTACTGCGTGCTTCTGGTGATGATGGGTATAATCAATATATTTACGACTTAGCCGCAAGTAATGGTGTTCCCCTCGACTCGGTGGAAACCATTGTATTGAATAATCGGAATGCTGCGTACGATTCCTTTGTACTAGATAAAGTATACAGGGCAGAGGCTGTATTCTTTGCCGGTGGGGATCAGTCTTTATATGTAGACTATATCATCAATACCCCACTGGAAGATACATTGAATGATCTCATTTCAATTTACGATGTCCCAATAGGTGGTACGAGTGCAGGACTCGCGATTCAAGGACAGTTCGTGTATGATGCGGAAAACGGTTCGGTTTACTCAGACGAAGCATTAAGCAATCCAGGGAATCGGTACATGACGTTCACACGCAACTTTTTGGATAACTCGTACTTAACAAGTACCATCACGGACACCCATTTTGAACAGCGTGACCGCATGGGGCGATTTGTCGGCTTTATGGCCCGTAACATCATGGACGGCTGGACGACACAAGCAAAAGGGATAGCCGTTAACGAGCAGACTGCTTTATTAGTGGAAGCAGACGGTTCCGCAAGAGTCGTATCGCAACCGGGAAGCACGGATGCAGCTGTATACGTAGCACGTTCAACCAGTGCACCAACGAGCGGCTACAGCTCACCATTGACCATGAAAGACATCGAAATGATCAAGTTAGAAACAGGTGACACCTTCTCTTTCCCATCTTGGTCGAGCAATAATGGTGTTCCATATAAATTAAGTGCTCAGAATGGTGTATTGACGTCAACGACGGGAAATATATACGGCAAGTAA
- a CDS encoding spore germination protein: MDFLNKVIRFLPDFNVYIYAMVTLIVPIIIMKIKTFLTGALYQPGSPKQMESTLMMTSDITENVSMINEVLGENNDIITREFSMNDSRASIIFTRGLVDTAIINNNILEPLMFNTIDEERIPYSLKEMLPVSECHEETDIHTITSYILRGETALLHEKSPKAIILKTSESKDRSIEEPVTEQVVRGPRTGFNENINDNQAILRKAGVNKDLRFISFQVGERFKKELVIAYIEGIANETILQNVKERIESVHIDNVPESGYIEEFMEESTFSLFPQIQSTERPDRVIAALSEGRVGILLDGTPFVLIAPVTINMYLQSPEDYYDRWIPGSLIRLLRYTAAFISVFTPALYISFVSFHQGLIPTNLAISIIGSREGVPFPVLIEVLLMEVSIEILREAGLRLPKPIGQTIGIVGGLVIGEAAVQAGIVSPVTVIVVAITAISSFSLPQYTLSISLRILRFIAMFLAATLGLYGAIVFFLFFCIHLVRLKSFGVPFLGPAVPYQVSDWKDFLIRLPIQSMKKRPDILKPGDKMRKG; the protein is encoded by the coding sequence GTGGATTTTCTCAATAAGGTGATAAGGTTCCTTCCTGATTTCAATGTATACATCTACGCAATGGTTACATTGATCGTACCCATTATCATTATGAAAATAAAGACCTTCCTTACTGGTGCATTGTATCAACCCGGCTCGCCAAAACAGATGGAATCAACCCTTATGATGACAAGCGATATAACTGAGAATGTATCGATGATCAATGAAGTGCTGGGAGAAAATAATGATATCATAACACGTGAATTTTCCATGAATGATTCAAGAGCTTCGATCATTTTCACGAGAGGGTTAGTGGACACAGCCATTATTAATAATAATATTTTGGAACCTCTTATGTTCAACACGATAGATGAAGAGAGGATCCCATATTCACTTAAAGAAATGCTTCCTGTGAGTGAATGTCATGAGGAAACGGATATACATACAATCACCTCCTATATATTAAGAGGGGAAACAGCATTGCTTCATGAGAAATCTCCTAAGGCAATCATTTTAAAAACAAGTGAATCAAAAGATCGTAGTATTGAAGAACCGGTAACCGAGCAGGTGGTGAGAGGTCCCAGAACCGGTTTTAATGAAAATATTAATGATAATCAAGCCATTCTAAGAAAAGCTGGTGTAAATAAGGATCTCAGGTTCATTAGCTTCCAGGTAGGGGAACGATTTAAAAAGGAACTGGTCATCGCCTATATAGAGGGCATTGCCAATGAGACCATCTTACAGAACGTGAAGGAAAGGATTGAATCGGTTCACATCGATAATGTACCGGAATCTGGATATATTGAGGAATTTATGGAAGAGAGTACTTTCTCACTCTTTCCGCAAATTCAAAGCACGGAGCGACCTGATCGGGTGATTGCTGCATTGTCTGAGGGGAGAGTGGGTATATTGCTGGATGGTACCCCTTTTGTCTTGATTGCTCCAGTGACCATCAATATGTATCTGCAATCACCAGAAGACTATTATGATCGCTGGATTCCCGGCTCATTGATTCGGTTATTACGATATACGGCTGCTTTCATATCGGTCTTCACTCCCGCATTATATATTTCCTTTGTCTCTTTCCATCAGGGATTGATTCCAACGAATCTGGCCATTTCCATTATCGGCTCTCGTGAAGGAGTCCCCTTTCCTGTTCTCATTGAAGTTCTGTTAATGGAAGTTTCGATTGAAATCTTAAGGGAGGCAGGGTTGCGTTTGCCAAAACCCATCGGCCAAACGATTGGGATCGTCGGGGGTCTTGTGATTGGAGAAGCTGCGGTGCAAGCAGGTATCGTTAGTCCGGTTACAGTCATTGTTGTGGCTATAACGGCCATCTCATCCTTTTCACTCCCACAATATACGTTAAGTATTTCATTGCGTATCTTACGATTTATAGCCATGTTTTTAGCTGCTACTCTGGGACTCTATGGTGCCATCGTCTTTTTCCTTTTTTTCTGTATTCACCTTGTCCGGTTAAAAAGCTTTGGAGTCCCGTTCCTCGGTCCTGCGGTACCGTACCAAGTTAGTGATTGGAAAGACTTTTTAATCAGATTGCCGATCCAATCAATGAAAAAGAGACCCGACATTCTGAAGCCTGGGGACAAAATGAGAAAAGGTTAG
- a CDS encoding GerAB/ArcD/ProY family transporter produces the protein MNMNQQERISPTQAIILIINYVLGVGILTLPRTAAAEVGTPDIWITIIISSIFPILAGMIILILNNRYPDKTFFQYSREIVGKVISIILGVTMIFYFLTLTSFEVRVMAEVTETYLLEGTPIQVLIVLFLWLAFYLNTDGINSIARVFQVIFPLTVIIFILIATMSLGLFEINNLRPVMGDGILPVLKGVKTTSLSYIGIELMIILSAYLTEPKKGRKIVFIGVLLPMIFYLVTVVIVIGALSIDGVGNLAWPTISLINSFEFPGIFFERFDSLFLIVWILQIFATISITLYVASLGMSQLFNKDIKVFLLIFLPIVLIISMVPNDIHQLFALGDYLGNAAIVLFGVLPILLLALSFLRGKFN, from the coding sequence ATGAACATGAATCAACAGGAACGAATCAGTCCTACTCAAGCGATCATCCTCATCATTAACTATGTTCTTGGGGTCGGAATATTAACGCTGCCAAGGACAGCAGCTGCTGAAGTAGGAACGCCCGATATCTGGATAACGATTATCATCAGCAGTATTTTTCCCATCCTGGCAGGGATGATCATTTTAATTCTTAACAACAGATATCCTGATAAAACCTTTTTTCAATATAGTAGAGAAATTGTCGGGAAAGTAATCAGTATCATCCTTGGGGTAACGATGATTTTTTATTTCCTTACACTCACCAGCTTTGAAGTCAGGGTTATGGCTGAAGTAACCGAAACCTATCTACTCGAGGGGACTCCCATTCAAGTATTAATTGTATTATTTCTTTGGCTTGCCTTTTACTTAAATACGGATGGAATTAATTCCATTGCCCGTGTGTTCCAGGTGATTTTTCCCCTTACCGTCATCATTTTCATCTTAATTGCCACCATGAGCTTAGGTTTATTTGAAATCAATAATCTGCGCCCTGTTATGGGAGATGGAATCCTCCCCGTGTTAAAAGGCGTTAAGACAACTTCACTTTCCTATATTGGGATTGAGTTAATGATTATTTTATCGGCCTATTTAACGGAACCTAAGAAAGGGAGAAAGATTGTCTTTATTGGAGTGTTACTACCGATGATTTTTTACCTGGTTACAGTCGTTATAGTCATAGGTGCATTATCAATAGATGGGGTGGGTAATCTCGCTTGGCCGACTATTTCTCTCATCAATTCGTTTGAATTTCCAGGCATCTTTTTTGAACGCTTTGACTCGTTGTTTTTGATTGTATGGATCCTACAAATATTCGCTACAATCTCCATCACGCTTTATGTTGCCTCTCTTGGTATGTCACAATTATTTAATAAGGACATAAAAGTGTTTCTGCTAATCTTTCTTCCCATCGTATTGATCATCTCGATGGTCCCGAATGATATCCACCAATTATTCGCATTGGGAGATTACCTTGGAAATGCTGCTATCGTTTTATTTGGTGTCCTGCCAATCCTATTATTAGCGCTCTCTTTCTTAAGGGGGAAATTCAATTGA
- a CDS encoding Ger(x)C family spore germination protein, whose protein sequence is MKPIAYLLILLLTVLLLTGCWSSKDIEKLDLLLGVGIDEGQGNSHEYEYSEEDLMNVTFQLVNVSGNQSSNTYSGNAKPFVNVNETGESLLEAAREVLLKRKNTLNGQHQRLVVLSSAIAQKRNIRELLDFFIRDPEARMSCLIMVTDGLSRDIMNTETNEIPSVHIKDISDHIEKSNKLIEPMTLSKINATMEAKSSFLLQNIEKKNNEVILTGAAVIKGDTLTQIGFLNEEELVGINWLTALTEGGIVKIKEEGSNKTITYELETVNSKVKPLLENGRISFQVDTKVSGHISELIAETDELTKKENIKDLERQIEEKIKEQIKNSLEKIQQDLKVDVIDFHEYVRIQHPDYWKTHKEDWDHMFSQANIDYQVDVGVSSLNMNISE, encoded by the coding sequence TTGAAGCCTATTGCATATCTTCTCATCCTCTTACTCACTGTTCTACTGTTGACAGGATGTTGGAGTTCTAAGGATATTGAAAAATTGGACCTTCTATTGGGCGTGGGGATCGATGAGGGGCAAGGGAATAGTCATGAGTATGAGTATTCAGAAGAGGATTTAATGAATGTGACCTTTCAACTTGTGAATGTATCAGGCAATCAATCCTCAAACACATATTCTGGTAATGCTAAGCCTTTTGTTAATGTGAATGAAACAGGTGAATCATTACTCGAGGCTGCACGGGAAGTGTTACTAAAACGAAAAAACACTCTGAACGGGCAACATCAAAGACTGGTTGTATTAAGCAGTGCAATAGCCCAAAAAAGAAATATCAGAGAATTATTGGATTTCTTCATTCGTGATCCCGAAGCAAGGATGAGTTGCTTGATCATGGTAACGGATGGACTGTCCAGGGACATCATGAACACGGAAACGAATGAAATCCCTTCGGTGCATATAAAGGATATTTCAGACCATATTGAAAAATCGAATAAGCTGATCGAGCCCATGACTTTATCCAAGATCAATGCAACGATGGAGGCGAAATCTAGCTTCTTGTTACAAAATATTGAGAAGAAAAATAACGAAGTCATCCTCACCGGTGCAGCTGTTATAAAAGGGGATACACTAACTCAAATCGGATTTCTAAATGAAGAAGAACTGGTCGGGATTAATTGGTTAACAGCTTTAACAGAGGGAGGAATCGTAAAGATAAAGGAAGAAGGCAGCAACAAAACGATTACGTATGAGCTGGAAACCGTCAATAGCAAAGTCAAACCTCTACTAGAGAATGGACGAATTTCCTTTCAAGTTGATACTAAAGTAAGCGGGCACATATCTGAACTGATCGCAGAAACGGATGAACTCACAAAGAAAGAAAATATAAAGGATCTGGAAAGACAAATAGAAGAAAAAATCAAAGAACAAATAAAAAATAGCTTAGAGAAAATCCAACAGGACTTGAAAGTGGACGTCATCGATTTTCACGAATACGTTAGAATTCAACACCCGGACTATTGGAAAACTCATAAAGAGGACTGGGACCATATGTTCAGTCAAGCAAACATCGATTATCAAGTCGATGTCGGAGTTTCTTCGTTGAATATGAATATAAGTGAATAA
- a CDS encoding DUF3231 family protein, whose protein sequence is MSTDKSIKLTSAEIATLWSAYMNDTMAHCILEYFYVHAKDREIRPLVGYARTLTKTHIEKITLIFKDEGLLIPNGFAIENDVNLNAPRLYTDEFMLTFLDLMSKSGLIAYGGFISMVSRKDIRAYLIEQLHETTKLFDACTDAALLKGLYVKAPYIAYPTRNDFVDNKSYLSGFSFFNKERPLNAIEISYLFMNIKTNVLGTKLAISFAQTSPRQDVQKWMLRGSDIAKKHIEIFSKKLLDNNLQSPMSSDVSITNETTPPFSDKLTLFLMTFLSASGVGNYSTAAAASQRNDLVLIYERLSLEIGQYAKDGADIMIKNKWLEEPPGTIDKDKLSKSKDPE, encoded by the coding sequence ATGTCAACAGACAAATCAATCAAATTAACTTCGGCTGAAATTGCCACCCTTTGGTCTGCTTATATGAACGACACCATGGCTCACTGCATCTTAGAATATTTTTATGTTCATGCAAAGGATCGAGAAATACGTCCGCTTGTTGGATATGCAAGAACCCTTACAAAAACACATATTGAGAAAATCACTCTTATTTTTAAAGATGAAGGGTTGCTCATACCTAATGGATTTGCTATTGAAAATGATGTTAATTTAAATGCACCTAGGTTATATACGGATGAATTTATGTTAACTTTTTTAGACCTTATGTCAAAATCAGGGTTAATTGCCTATGGCGGATTTATTTCAATGGTTTCTCGAAAAGACATAAGAGCTTATCTAATTGAACAATTACATGAGACAACAAAATTGTTTGACGCATGTACGGATGCCGCTCTTCTTAAAGGGCTATATGTTAAAGCACCTTATATTGCATATCCAACTAGAAACGATTTTGTCGACAATAAATCCTATTTATCTGGTTTTTCCTTTTTTAATAAGGAACGTCCTTTAAATGCTATTGAAATTTCATATTTATTTATGAACATTAAAACCAATGTACTTGGAACAAAGCTCGCAATAAGTTTTGCTCAAACCTCGCCTCGTCAGGATGTCCAAAAATGGATGTTGCGAGGAAGCGATATTGCAAAAAAGCATATTGAGATATTTTCAAAAAAATTATTGGATAATAATTTACAATCTCCTATGTCTTCAGACGTATCCATTACAAACGAGACGACTCCACCTTTTTCAGATAAGTTAACATTATTTCTTATGACTTTTTTAAGCGCCTCTGGGGTGGGTAATTATTCAACTGCAGCAGCTGCTAGTCAGAGAAATGATTTAGTTCTTATCTATGAAAGACTCTCATTGGAAATAGGACAATATGCAAAAGACGGTGCAGATATAATGATTAAGAATAAATGGTTGGAAGAACCACCAGGTACAATAGATAAAGACAAGTTGTCTAAATCCAAAGATCCTGAGTAG
- a CDS encoding Lrp/AsnC family transcriptional regulator, whose product MLDATDKRILEELSKNGRITMKELGAKVHLTGQAASTRVLKLEEEGIIEGYTIKVNDRKTGYSVHAYINIYTKSLHHEPYLTSLDKFPQYVIHNYKISGEGCYLLECKFPSHDELDDFITRLTEYANYKLSIVINKH is encoded by the coding sequence ATGCTGGATGCCACGGATAAAAGGATTCTCGAAGAACTGTCCAAAAATGGACGGATCACCATGAAAGAGCTGGGAGCCAAAGTTCATTTGACAGGACAGGCGGCTTCCACCAGAGTATTGAAATTGGAAGAAGAAGGAATCATCGAAGGGTACACAATCAAGGTCAATGACCGGAAGACAGGTTATTCCGTTCATGCCTATATCAATATTTATACCAAAAGCCTTCATCATGAGCCGTACCTCACCTCTCTAGACAAGTTTCCTCAGTATGTCATCCATAACTATAAAATCAGCGGGGAAGGCTGCTACCTCCTTGAGTGCAAATTCCCCTCACACGATGAACTCGATGACTTCATCACCAGGTTGACGGAATATGCAAACTACAAACTATCCATTGTCATCAACAAACACTAA
- a CDS encoding MBL fold metallo-hydrolase, producing MNLRLIRNATMVVEFAGKRFLIDPFFAEKESMPPFPNTPNQDRANPLVGLPIAVEDVIDVDAVIVTHLHPDHFDEAAINALPKEIKVFAQNEKDAGTIREKGFLNVEELRTTTLFEGIELIKTSGQHGRGEITQFTGEVSGVVFKHPDKQSLYIAGDSVWCAEVEAAIDTHQPEVIIVNGGAAHFLEGGPITMASEDILAAHQAAPEAKVIVVHMESLNHCMLSRDELAGILKEKKIEGNVLVPDDGEWIVV from the coding sequence ATGAATTTACGACTGATACGAAACGCGACCATGGTGGTGGAGTTCGCTGGAAAGAGATTTCTGATCGATCCTTTCTTCGCTGAAAAAGAATCCATGCCGCCATTCCCGAATACACCTAATCAAGACCGTGCCAACCCGCTCGTGGGTCTTCCCATTGCAGTTGAAGATGTGATAGACGTTGACGCGGTCATTGTGACGCACTTACATCCCGACCATTTCGATGAAGCGGCCATCAATGCTCTTCCTAAGGAAATAAAAGTGTTTGCACAGAACGAAAAGGATGCAGGAACCATCCGGGAGAAAGGCTTTCTGAATGTGGAAGAATTGAGAACAACGACCTTGTTTGAAGGGATCGAACTCATAAAAACGAGCGGTCAACATGGCAGGGGTGAAATCACCCAATTTACAGGAGAAGTGTCAGGGGTTGTTTTTAAGCATCCTGACAAACAAAGCCTATACATCGCAGGTGATTCGGTCTGGTGTGCTGAGGTCGAAGCAGCGATCGACACTCATCAACCCGAAGTGATCATCGTGAATGGAGGTGCAGCACATTTCCTGGAAGGCGGTCCGATTACAATGGCAAGTGAAGATATTCTAGCTGCACATCAGGCAGCCCCCGAAGCAAAAGTCATTGTCGTACACATGGAATCCCTGAATCATTGTATGTTGTCAAGAGATGAACTGGCTGGAATTCTTAAGGAGAAGAAAATAGAAGGAAACGTCCTTGTACCGGATGATGGAGAGTGGATTGTAGTTTAG
- a CDS encoding YitT family protein, with protein sequence MNSTTKEITLIIIGSLFFALGVNLFAIPNELGEGGVTGISMTLYYVLGWSPGITNFVMNGVLLAIGYKVLNKRVTWYTMLAIFFTSLFIHFTEGMGNSVDIMLGTVFAGVFIGLGLGLVLRSGGTTGGSTIIARMLNQHFGWAVSTSMFVFDILVVLGSAFVIGIENTMYTGISIYISTKILDYLIDGFDTRKAVTIISEHTVSIAEKVSEEMDRGVTIINAKGHYSKESKDILYVVINKQELFLLKKTIQQIDEKAFVVVHDVRDVFGEGFTFPKT encoded by the coding sequence ATGAATTCAACAACGAAAGAAATCACACTGATCATTATTGGCTCCTTATTCTTTGCCCTCGGGGTGAACTTGTTCGCCATCCCGAATGAGCTTGGGGAAGGCGGCGTGACCGGTATTTCCATGACTCTCTATTATGTATTGGGATGGTCTCCCGGCATCACCAACTTCGTCATGAACGGAGTCCTCTTAGCGATCGGTTATAAAGTGTTAAATAAACGCGTGACATGGTACACCATGCTTGCCATTTTCTTTACCTCCCTCTTCATTCACTTTACGGAAGGCATGGGGAACTCCGTCGACATCATGCTCGGGACGGTCTTCGCCGGTGTATTCATCGGTCTCGGACTTGGACTTGTGCTGCGTTCAGGAGGGACCACGGGTGGATCCACCATCATTGCCCGCATGCTGAATCAGCATTTCGGATGGGCTGTCAGTACGTCGATGTTCGTGTTCGATATCCTTGTCGTCCTCGGTTCGGCGTTTGTCATAGGGATCGAGAACACGATGTACACGGGAATATCCATCTATATCAGTACGAAGATCCTCGATTACCTGATTGATGGTTTCGATACACGTAAGGCGGTCACGATCATTTCCGAGCATACCGTCTCCATCGCTGAGAAAGTGAGCGAAGAAATGGACCGTGGCGTGACCATCATTAATGCAAAAGGCCACTATTCGAAGGAATCGAAGGATATCCTGTACGTAGTGATCAATAAGCAGGAGCTCTTCCTCTTAAAGAAGACGATCCAGCAAATTGATGAGAAAGCCTTTGTTGTGGTCCATGATGTGAGGGATGTGTTTGGGGAAGGATTTACGTTTCCGAAGACGTAA
- a CDS encoding GNAT family N-acetyltransferase → MEIRKANSNDINELASLMEQLGYKTSIEQMSVRYKNIEATQNHYTLVASCEGKVVGMVGFHTVVLYNTDGIYARVIAFVVDSNYRGKGIGRLLLTEAEIFAKNLGADGIALNSGNRTERKKAHQFYENMGYAAKSTGFTKSLI, encoded by the coding sequence ATGGAGATTAGAAAAGCAAATTCAAATGATATAAATGAATTAGCATCACTAATGGAACAACTTGGTTATAAGACCTCAATAGAACAAATGAGTGTTAGGTATAAAAATATTGAAGCCACTCAAAACCACTATACTCTAGTCGCTAGTTGTGAAGGAAAAGTTGTAGGAATGGTTGGATTTCATACTGTTGTTCTTTATAACACTGATGGGATATACGCTAGAGTAATTGCCTTTGTAGTGGATTCCAATTATAGAGGTAAAGGGATAGGAAGACTTTTATTAACTGAAGCGGAAATATTTGCAAAAAACCTAGGCGCTGATGGAATTGCGCTAAATAGTGGAAATCGTACAGAGCGAAAAAAAGCACACCAATTTTATGAAAATATGGGATATGCAGCGAAAAGCACAGGATTTACAAAGTCCCTTATTTAA
- a CDS encoding DinB family protein, with protein sequence MFTSKNDFLQEWKQEAAVTQKVLDALTDESLKQEVAPGLYSIGSVAWHITGATYYFPAQVGITFEVPDLRKDAPVTASEISETYKLVSDRLIEAVSEQVSDEKMNEMVNLFGMEMPVQGVFRLLIQHQAHHRGQLTVLMRQAGLKVPGVYGPSKEEMEAMNAQKS encoded by the coding sequence ATGTTTACATCAAAAAATGATTTCTTACAAGAATGGAAACAAGAAGCAGCCGTAACCCAAAAGGTGCTCGATGCCCTGACAGACGAGTCATTGAAACAAGAGGTGGCGCCAGGCTTATACAGTATCGGAAGCGTTGCATGGCATATCACGGGAGCTACATACTACTTCCCTGCTCAGGTCGGGATCACATTCGAAGTGCCTGATCTTCGAAAAGATGCGCCGGTAACAGCAAGTGAAATCAGTGAAACGTATAAGTTGGTCAGTGATCGCCTGATCGAAGCCGTTTCTGAACAGGTGTCGGATGAGAAGATGAACGAGATGGTGAATCTGTTCGGCATGGAGATGCCGGTTCAGGGCGTATTCCGCCTGCTGATTCAGCATCAGGCCCACCACCGCGGACAGTTGACGGTTCTGATGAGACAAGCTGGTCTAAAGGTTCCTGGCGTGTATGGTCCAAGTAAGGAAGAAATGGAAGCGATGAATGCTCAGAAAAGCTAA